From a region of the Labrenzia sp. CE80 genome:
- the flgD gene encoding flagellar hook assembly protein FlgD: MSVDAVSATTTSSTSAASTAQEQLTVDYEAFLQLMMAQMQNQDPTDPVDSSEQLAQLASFSQVEQAIETNSKLETLLANMSFGQVDDLLGRTVTDADGTTGTVESVEIYDDGTVLGLDTGEGILLGSGVKIS, from the coding sequence ATGAGTGTTGATGCTGTAAGTGCCACCACGACGAGTTCAACATCTGCGGCAAGTACTGCACAGGAGCAGCTGACTGTCGACTACGAGGCCTTTCTGCAGTTGATGATGGCGCAGATGCAAAATCAGGATCCTACCGATCCGGTGGATTCCTCCGAGCAGCTGGCCCAGCTGGCGAGCTTCTCGCAGGTGGAGCAGGCCATCGAGACAAATTCAAAGCTGGAAACCCTATTGGCCAATATGTCTTTCGGCCAGGTTGATGACCTTCTCGGGCGCACGGTCACCGATGCGGATGGCACAACGGGAACAGTCGAGTCTGTCGAGATCTATGATGATGGCACGGTGCTGGGGCTCGATACGGGCGAGGGTATTCTTCTTGGCAGCGGCGTGAAGATTTCCTGA
- a CDS encoding flagellar biosynthetic protein FliQ — protein sequence MNEIDALDMVRAAIWTIIVGSAPAIIPAMVVGIGIALLQALTQVQEVTLTFIPKILAILVMIVVAGPFIGGQIHYLTVLVYGRIENGF from the coding sequence ATGAATGAAATCGATGCACTTGATATGGTCAGGGCGGCCATCTGGACGATTATTGTCGGCTCCGCCCCGGCCATCATCCCTGCAATGGTGGTCGGGATCGGCATTGCGCTGCTTCAAGCCCTGACGCAGGTTCAGGAAGTTACATTGACCTTCATTCCCAAGATCCTGGCGATCTTGGTGATGATTGTCGTTGCGGGGCCGTTCATTGGAGGTCAGATCCACTACCTGACCGTGCTTGTTTACGGCCGGATCGAGAATGGCTTTTAG
- a CDS encoding flagellar hook-associated family protein produces MKTTYISTISMSDSARTQMMKQASTVNTLQIELSSGRKADVGLDLGSRTGEAVTLRSEFYYLNSIIDTNALTASRLDISQAALSDIRTNSEEFLASLVAVRDSDGAASVTQAEAEGGMQLLVSRLNTQLNGSYLFAGLNTDEVPLADYSDATSTNKVAADAAFFAEFGFTQDNPAVAGITVAQMDTYLTGNFAAMFADPAWGTNWSTASDLEVESRISTSEVLSTSVSANEDAFRELAQVYTMMSDLGNVNLDSEVFKTVVDTAISMLGSAIAGVTSLQGEIGVAQERVSQASDRLSIQTDILNERVNALENVDLEETSVRLNTAITQLETTYAISARIQQLSIINYL; encoded by the coding sequence CGAGCTCTCGTCTGGCCGCAAGGCAGACGTCGGTCTTGATCTTGGTAGTCGCACAGGCGAGGCGGTGACTCTTCGCTCCGAGTTCTACTATCTGAATTCGATCATCGATACGAATGCACTGACGGCGTCGCGGCTCGATATCAGTCAGGCCGCCTTGAGTGATATCAGAACCAATTCCGAAGAATTCCTAGCCTCGCTTGTCGCGGTACGCGACAGCGATGGAGCTGCATCGGTGACACAAGCCGAGGCCGAGGGCGGCATGCAATTGCTGGTGTCGCGCCTCAATACGCAGTTGAACGGTAGTTACCTGTTTGCGGGCCTTAACACGGACGAAGTCCCTCTGGCGGATTACAGCGATGCCACGTCGACGAACAAGGTTGCTGCTGATGCCGCCTTCTTTGCGGAATTTGGCTTCACTCAAGACAATCCGGCCGTCGCGGGTATCACGGTCGCCCAGATGGACACTTACCTGACCGGCAATTTCGCGGCCATGTTCGCAGATCCGGCGTGGGGAACGAACTGGTCAACGGCGTCAGACCTGGAAGTCGAGAGCCGGATTTCGACCAGTGAGGTCCTAAGTACATCCGTCAGTGCGAATGAAGATGCTTTCCGCGAGTTGGCTCAAGTCTACACGATGATGTCCGACTTGGGGAACGTGAACCTCGATTCCGAAGTCTTCAAGACAGTGGTCGATACAGCGATCAGCATGCTGGGATCAGCGATTGCTGGCGTGACCAGTCTGCAGGGTGAGATTGGTGTCGCGCAGGAGCGTGTCTCGCAAGCCAGCGATCGCCTCTCAATCCAGACCGATATCCTCAATGAGCGCGTCAATGCACTCGAGAATGTCGATCTGGAAGAGACTTCGGTCCGTTTGAATACGGCGATCACGCAGCTGGAAACAACCTACGCGATCAGCGCCAGGATCCAGCAGTTGAGCATCATCAACTACCTCTGA
- the flbT gene encoding flagellar biosynthesis repressor FlbT, with protein MKIGLKAGERLFLNGAVIRVERKTQLELMNDAVFLLEGHILQQDEATTPLRQIYFILQSMVMDPTSAPMMRDLFEMVLLSVRRGFSDEDVLDGLDEVAALAGDGRWFDAMKLVRNLYPIEDDLMSPTHNRKVAASILAAV; from the coding sequence ATGAAGATCGGCTTGAAGGCAGGAGAAAGGCTCTTTCTCAACGGCGCGGTGATCCGCGTCGAACGCAAGACACAGCTTGAGCTGATGAACGATGCGGTTTTTTTGCTCGAAGGTCACATCCTGCAACAGGATGAAGCGACGACCCCGTTGCGCCAGATCTATTTCATTCTCCAGTCCATGGTGATGGATCCGACTTCGGCGCCGATGATGAGAGACCTCTTTGAAATGGTGCTTCTGTCTGTCCGACGCGGTTTTTCCGACGAGGATGTTCTCGACGGCCTCGATGAAGTTGCTGCACTTGCAGGTGATGGCCGCTGGTTCGACGCGATGAAGCTCGTAAGAAACCTATATCCGATCGAAGACGATCTGATGTCCCCCACACACAACAGAAAAGTTGCCGCAAGCATCCTTGCAGCGGTTTGA
- the flaF gene encoding flagellar biosynthesis regulator FlaF: MYNLSYAETMDEICSDDRMNEAEAMDIVIGMLEVAQEKGTQSREAVEAIFNTRRLWTYFMESLSDDANALPTALRADLISVGIWVLKEIEKIRQNEVKTFDGLIQINSIIRDSLQGASS; the protein is encoded by the coding sequence ATGTACAATCTGTCCTATGCCGAGACGATGGATGAGATCTGCTCAGACGACCGAATGAACGAGGCCGAGGCGATGGATATCGTGATCGGCATGCTGGAAGTCGCACAAGAAAAGGGTACTCAATCTCGTGAGGCGGTAGAGGCGATCTTCAATACCCGCCGTCTTTGGACGTATTTCATGGAAAGCTTGAGCGATGATGCGAACGCACTGCCGACGGCCTTGCGAGCGGATCTTATTTCGGTCGGGATCTGGGTGCTGAAGGAAATCGAGAAGATCCGTCAAAACGAAGTGAAGACCTTCGACGGACTTATCCAGATCAACTCAATCATCCGCGACAGCCTTCAAGGAGCTTCCTCATGA